One part of the Vicugna pacos chromosome 20, VicPac4, whole genome shotgun sequence genome encodes these proteins:
- the LOC102529006 gene encoding putative adhesion G protein-coupled receptor F2P isoform X1 — protein sequence MPRVFLLYCLVFLLPTESCRRLCQAASKSKEQLSARPHGVCDGVCLEKSSCSQSCPPDTQGNMGFLCRQKKWHKITDTCRTLTAFNIFEADDYPIQPSGGTKITEYANEKSETITDVLMRKCPRDLSCVIRNVQRSPRIPGNIAVIVQLLRNISTVLTTDVDEAKMQSYSIMANHILNSKSISNWTFIPDRNSSWVLLHSVNSFARKLFINKHPIDIADVFIHTMGTTISRDDAGKNFSFSMRVNDTGDEVTGRVSISRDELQKMPSPSKAISIAFPTLGAILEASVLENVTVNGLVLSVILPKELQRISLIFEKISKSEETRTRCVGWHSLESRWDQQACQMIQENSQQAVCACRPSRLFTSFSILMAPHVLESPILVYITYIGLGISICSLVLCLSIEALVWGEVTKTEISYLRHVCIANIAASLLVADVWFIVAAFLSGPATSHSACVAATFFVHFFYLSVFFWMLAKALLILYGILIVFHTLPKSALVASLFTVGYGCPLVIAAITVAATEPGKGYLRPETCWLNWDMTKALLAFVVPALAIVVVNLVTVTLVIVKTRQAAVGSSMFQEVRAIVRISKNIAILTPLLGLTWGFGIATVLDDRSLAFHIIFSLLNAFQGFFILVFGTILDPKIRQALKDRVTSAKWVSRTSENLSSDFSRHPTKGPS from the exons ATGCCTCGGGTGTTTCTGCTGTACTGCTTAGTGTTTCTCTTGCCCACCGAGTCCTGCAGGAGGTTATGCCAG GCTGCCAGCAAGAGCAAGGAGCAGTTGTCTGCCAGGCCACATG gtGTATGCGATGGCGTTTGCTTAGAGAAGTCCTCCTGCAGCCAATCTTGCCCTCCAGACACTCAGGGGAATATGGGGTTTTTATGCAGGCAAAAGAAATGGCACAAGATCACTGACACCTGCCGGACTCTTACTGCCTTCAACATCTTCGAG GCAGATGACTATCCCATTCAACCATCTGGAGGGACGAAAATAACTGAATATGCCAACGAGAAGTCGGAGACCATTACAGACGTGTTGATGCGAAAGTGCCCGCGGGATTTGTCCTGTGTGATCAGGAACGTTCAGCGGTCTCCCCGCATCCCGGGGAACATCGCGGTCATCGTGCAGCTGTTACGCAACATCTCCACTGTGCTGACGACAGACGTCGACGAGGCGAAGATGCAG AGTTACAGCATCATGGCCAACCACATTCTTAACAGCAAAAGCATCTCGAACTGGACCTTCATCCCGGACAGGAACAGCAGCTGGGTCCTGCTCCACTCAGTCAATTCCTTTGCAAGAAAGCTGTTTATAAATAAACATCCCATTGACATAGCAGATGTGTTCATTCACACCATGGGCACCACCATCTCCAGAGACGACGCTGGaaagaatttctctttttccatgAGAGTTAATGACACAGGCGATGAGGTCACTGGGAGGGTGTCGATCAGTAGAGATGAACTTCAGAAGATGCCTTCTCCTTCTAAGGCCATCAGCATCGCCTTTCCAACTCTTGGGGCCATCTTAGAAGCCAGTGTTTTGGAAAACGTCACGGTGAACGGGCTTGTCCTGTCTGTCATTCTGCCCAAGGAACTTCAAAGAAtctcactgatttttgaaaagaTCAGCAAGTCAGAGGAAACAAGGACGCGGTGTGTGGGCTGGCACTCCCTGGAGAGCAGATGGGACCAGCAGGCTTGCCAAATGATTCAGGAGAACTCCCAGCAAGCAGTTTGCGCCTGTCGGCCAAGCAGGCTGTTTACCTCTTTCTCCATTCTGATGGCGCCCCACGTCTTGGAGAGTCCGATCCTGGTTTACATCACATACATCGGCCTGGGTATTTCTATTTGCAGCTTGGTCCTTTGCTTGTCCATCGAGGCCTTGGTCTGGGGCGAGGTGACGAAGACAGAGATCTCGTATTTACGCCACGTGTGCATTGCTAACATTGCGGCCTCCTTGCTGGTAGCTGATGTGTGGTTCATCGTGGCTGCCTTTCTGAGTGGTCCAGCCACGAGCCACAGCGCATGTGTGGCAGCAACGTTTTTTGTTCACTTCTTTTACCTTTCCGTGTTTTTCTGGATGCTTGCCAAGGCTCTCCTCATCCTCTACGGAATCCTGATCGTTTTCCATACGCTGCCCAAGTCGGCCCTGGTGGCCTCTCTCTTCACGGTGGGCTATGGCTGCCCTTTGGTCATCGCGGCTATTACGGTCGCTGCCACTGAGCCCGGCAAAGGCTACCTCCGGCCAGAGACCTGTTGGCTCAACTGGGACATGACCAAGGCCCTGCTGGCCTTTGTGGTCCCGGCTCTGGCCATCGTGGTGGTCAACCTGGTCACAGTCACACTGGTCATTGTGAAGACCCGGCAAGCAGCCGTCGGGAGTTCCATGTTCCAGGAGGTGAGAGCCATCGTGCGGATCAGTAAGAACATCGCCATCCTCACAccgctcctgggcctgacctggggaTTCGGAATAGCCACGGTCCTGGATGACCGCTCCCTGGCCTTCCACATCATCTTCTCCCTGCTCAACGCCTTCCAG
- the LOC102529006 gene encoding putative adhesion G protein-coupled receptor F2P isoform X2: protein MRKCPRDLSCVIRNVQRSPRIPGNIAVIVQLLRNISTVLTTDVDEAKMQSYSIMANHILNSKSISNWTFIPDRNSSWVLLHSVNSFARKLFINKHPIDIADVFIHTMGTTISRDDAGKNFSFSMRVNDTGDEVTGRVSISRDELQKMPSPSKAISIAFPTLGAILEASVLENVTVNGLVLSVILPKELQRISLIFEKISKSEETRTRCVGWHSLESRWDQQACQMIQENSQQAVCACRPSRLFTSFSILMAPHVLESPILVYITYIGLGISICSLVLCLSIEALVWGEVTKTEISYLRHVCIANIAASLLVADVWFIVAAFLSGPATSHSACVAATFFVHFFYLSVFFWMLAKALLILYGILIVFHTLPKSALVASLFTVGYGCPLVIAAITVAATEPGKGYLRPETCWLNWDMTKALLAFVVPALAIVVVNLVTVTLVIVKTRQAAVGSSMFQEVRAIVRISKNIAILTPLLGLTWGFGIATVLDDRSLAFHIIFSLLNAFQGFFILVFGTILDPKIRQALKDRVTSAKWVSRTSENLSSDFSRHPTKGPS from the exons ATGCGAAAGTGCCCGCGGGATTTGTCCTGTGTGATCAGGAACGTTCAGCGGTCTCCCCGCATCCCGGGGAACATCGCGGTCATCGTGCAGCTGTTACGCAACATCTCCACTGTGCTGACGACAGACGTCGACGAGGCGAAGATGCAG AGTTACAGCATCATGGCCAACCACATTCTTAACAGCAAAAGCATCTCGAACTGGACCTTCATCCCGGACAGGAACAGCAGCTGGGTCCTGCTCCACTCAGTCAATTCCTTTGCAAGAAAGCTGTTTATAAATAAACATCCCATTGACATAGCAGATGTGTTCATTCACACCATGGGCACCACCATCTCCAGAGACGACGCTGGaaagaatttctctttttccatgAGAGTTAATGACACAGGCGATGAGGTCACTGGGAGGGTGTCGATCAGTAGAGATGAACTTCAGAAGATGCCTTCTCCTTCTAAGGCCATCAGCATCGCCTTTCCAACTCTTGGGGCCATCTTAGAAGCCAGTGTTTTGGAAAACGTCACGGTGAACGGGCTTGTCCTGTCTGTCATTCTGCCCAAGGAACTTCAAAGAAtctcactgatttttgaaaagaTCAGCAAGTCAGAGGAAACAAGGACGCGGTGTGTGGGCTGGCACTCCCTGGAGAGCAGATGGGACCAGCAGGCTTGCCAAATGATTCAGGAGAACTCCCAGCAAGCAGTTTGCGCCTGTCGGCCAAGCAGGCTGTTTACCTCTTTCTCCATTCTGATGGCGCCCCACGTCTTGGAGAGTCCGATCCTGGTTTACATCACATACATCGGCCTGGGTATTTCTATTTGCAGCTTGGTCCTTTGCTTGTCCATCGAGGCCTTGGTCTGGGGCGAGGTGACGAAGACAGAGATCTCGTATTTACGCCACGTGTGCATTGCTAACATTGCGGCCTCCTTGCTGGTAGCTGATGTGTGGTTCATCGTGGCTGCCTTTCTGAGTGGTCCAGCCACGAGCCACAGCGCATGTGTGGCAGCAACGTTTTTTGTTCACTTCTTTTACCTTTCCGTGTTTTTCTGGATGCTTGCCAAGGCTCTCCTCATCCTCTACGGAATCCTGATCGTTTTCCATACGCTGCCCAAGTCGGCCCTGGTGGCCTCTCTCTTCACGGTGGGCTATGGCTGCCCTTTGGTCATCGCGGCTATTACGGTCGCTGCCACTGAGCCCGGCAAAGGCTACCTCCGGCCAGAGACCTGTTGGCTCAACTGGGACATGACCAAGGCCCTGCTGGCCTTTGTGGTCCCGGCTCTGGCCATCGTGGTGGTCAACCTGGTCACAGTCACACTGGTCATTGTGAAGACCCGGCAAGCAGCCGTCGGGAGTTCCATGTTCCAGGAGGTGAGAGCCATCGTGCGGATCAGTAAGAACATCGCCATCCTCACAccgctcctgggcctgacctggggaTTCGGAATAGCCACGGTCCTGGATGACCGCTCCCTGGCCTTCCACATCATCTTCTCCCTGCTCAACGCCTTCCAG